Proteins encoded in a region of the Tripterygium wilfordii isolate XIE 37 chromosome 21, ASM1340144v1, whole genome shotgun sequence genome:
- the LOC119989824 gene encoding heat shock 70 kDa protein 16-like, which translates to MSVVGLDIGNENCVIAVVKQGGIDVLLNEESKRETPSVVFFGEKQRFLGSAGAASATVNPKSTLSSLKRLIGRNFKDPDVQNELKMLPFETSEGPDGGILVHLKYLGKAREFAPVQILAMLFAHLKEIAEKNLETLVVDCVIGIPSYFTDLQRRAYLHAAAVAGLKPLRLMHDCTATALSYGIYKTDFSNAGPTNVAFVDIGQCDTQVCIASFIEGHMKILSHAFDASLGGRDFDEVLFHYFAAQFKEQYNIDVYSNVRACVRLRAACEKLKKVLSANAEAPLNIECLMDEKDVKAFIKREEFEKLASGLLERISIPCNKALAEARLTVEKIHSVELVGSGSRIPAITKLLASLFKREPGRTLNASECVARGCALQCAMLSPVFRVREYEVQDSIPFSIGISSDDVPIFKGPNGVLFPRCQPIPSVKILTFQRSGLFHLEVFYANPNELPSGGSQKISRFKIGPFQSHSEKTRIKVKVQLNLHGIVNVESATLIEGQTDDSIGRENANPRMHKMEAESASDDSSVTVENANKDNASVQSKSLHPSSANIIKDQSPKRLELPISENIYGGMTKAELAEAREKELLMAQQDQAMEQTKDKRNVLESYVYETRNKLLNTYRSFASDREREGISRSLQETEDWLYDDGDDETENAYTSKLEDLKKLVDPIENRYKDEEGRAQATRDLLNCIVDYRMAVDSFPAKDRESIVDECNKAEQWLREKSQLQDSLPKTTDPVLWSSEIKNRAEQLNRTCKHILQDDTSHPNTEDKKGSDYQV; encoded by the exons ATGAGTGTGGTGGGGTTGGATATTGGAAATGAGAACTGTGTCATTGCGGTAGTGAAGCAAGGTGGTATTGATGTGTTGTTGAATGAAGAATCGAAACGTGAAACACCATCCGTGGTATTTTTTGGAGAGAAGCAGCGGTTTCTGGGTTCTGCTGGTGCTGCTTCTGCTACTGTGAATCCAAAATCTACGTTATCTTCTCTGAAGAGATTGATTGGTAGGAATTTCAAGGATCCTGATGTTCAAAATGAGCTAAAGATGTTACCCTTTGAAACTTCTGAAGGCCCAGATGGTGGCATTCTTGTTCACTTGAAATACTTGGGCAAGGCACGGGAATTTGCCCCGGTGCAGATTTTGGCAATGCTTTTTGCTCATTTGAAAGAAATAGCGGAGAAAAATCTAGAAACGCTAGTTGTGGACTGTGTGATTGGGATTCCATCGTACTTTACGGACTTGCAGAGACGTGCATACTTGCATGCTGCTGCCGTTGCTGGATTGAAACCTTTGAGGCTGATGCATGACTGCACTGCAACAGCTCTAAGTTACGGGATTTATAAAACAGATTTTTCTAATGCAGGCCCAACCAATGTTGCATTTGTTGACATTGGTCAATGTGATACGCAGGTCTGCATTGCGTCATTTATTGAGGGCCACATGAAGATACTCTCACATGCTTTTGATGCAAGCTTGGGAGGGAGAGACTTTGATGAAGTCTTGTTCCATTATTTTGCAGCACAATTCAAGGAACAGTACAATATAGATGTGTACTCTAATGTCAGGGCATGCGTGAGGTTAAGGGCAGCATGTGAGAAGTTAAAGAAGGTTTTGAGTGCAAATGCAGAGGCCCCTTTGAATATTGAGTGTCTGATGGATGAGAAAGATGTTAAAGCTTTTATCAAGAGAGAGGAATTTGAGAAGCTGGCTTCAGGGTTATTGGAAAGGATTAGCATTCCCTGCAATAAAGCCCTAGCTGAGGCACGATTAACTGTGGAAAAGATCCATTCTGTTGAGCTTGTTGGTTCAGGGTCTAGGATACCAGCTATAACCAAATTGTTAGCTTCTTTATTCAAAAGAGAACCTGGCCGGACTTTGAATGCAAGTGAGTGTGTGGCACGTGGATGTGCTCTTCAGTGTGCGATGCTTAGTCCAGTTTTTCGAGTCAGAGAATATGAG GTTCAGGATTCTATTCCTTTCTCCATAGGAATCTCATCAGATGATGTCCCAATTTTCAAGGGGCCTAATGGGGTACTGTTTCCAAGATGTCAACCAATTCCAAGTGTCAAAATTCTGACATTTCAGCGTAGTGGTTTGTTCCATTTGGAAGTATTCTATGCTAATCCAAATGAACTACCTAGTGGCGGATCACAAAAGATTAGTCGTTTCAAG ATTGGTCCCTTCCAATCCCACAGCGAAAAGACAAGGATTAAAGTTAAGGTGCAGTTAAATCTTCATGGAATTGTCAATGTTGAGTCAGCTACT TTGATAGAAGGTCAGACGGATGACTCCATTGGAAGAGAGAATGCTAATCCAAGAATGCATAAAATGGAGGCCGAGTCTGCTTCTGATGATTCATCTGTGACAGTTGAAAATGCTAACAAGGATAATGCGTCTGTGCAGTCAAAATCATTGCATCCTTCT TCTGCTAATATAATAAAAGACCAATCTCCTAAGAGGCTTGAGCTACCAATTAGTGAGAACATATATGGTGGAATGACCAAGGCAGAGCTCGCGGAAGCTAGAGAGAAAGAACTTCTGATGGCCCAACAGGACCAAGCTATGGAACAGACCAAAGATAAAAGAAATGTCTTGGAATCTTATGTCTATGAGACACGGAACAAG CTTTTGAACACATACCGGAGCTTTGCAAGTGACAGGGAGAGAGAGGGCATCTCTAGGAGTCTACAAGAGACCGAGGACTGGCTTTATGACGATGGGGATGATGAAACTGAAAATGCTTACACTTCAAAACTGGAAGATCTTAAGAAG TTAGTGGATCCCATCGAGAATCGATATAAAGATGAAGAAGGGAGAGCACAGGCTACAAGAGATCTGTTGAACTGCATTGTGGATTATCGGATGGCTGTAGATTCCTTCCCCGCTAAGGATAGAGAATCG ATTGTTGATGAGTGTAATAAGGCAGAGCAATGGCTTAGAGAGAAAAGTCAGCTACAAGATTCATTGCCTAAGACCACTGACCCAGTACTATGGTCAAGTGAGATTAAGAACAGGGCAGAGCAGTTAAA CAGGACATGCAAACACATACTGCAAGACGATACTTCTCATCCAAATACAGAGGACAAGAAAGGATCGGACTACCAAGTATAG